The DNA segment TGCTGATGCTGCCCTCCTGGCCCTCCGGCAGCAGGGCGGCCAGAATGTCCACCAGCCGCAGGGTGTAGGCCACGCGCTCCGGGTCCCGCCAGTCCGGCGCATGCACCTGCGCCTTGACCGCCTGACCGTGGAAGGGCCCGTAGGGAAAGCCGTTCAGCGTGAACACGTACAGGCCGTGCCGGTCCAGAAAGGCCCTGAAGTCGGCCAGGGCCGTCCCGCGCAGCAGTTCCACGCTTTCCCCGCCGGACAGGCGCAGGCCCACACCGAAGGGCGCGTCCGGCGACAGGCGGGCACGCAGCGGCACGGTGTACTCTTCCAGGCTGCGCCGCACGCCGCCGATGCCGCTGGCCGGGTGGATGTTGGTGCAGTACGTCAGGTGGGCGCCGTGAACGAACACCCTACCGCCTGGCCAGGGCCGCGTCGCGCTGGGGGGGTACGAACTTCGGCGACTGGCCCAGGAAGCGCTGCGGGTTGTCCAGCACGATCTTGCGGATGGTGGCCTCGTCGTGGCCGCGGCGGCGGGCCTCGAAGATGAATTCCGGCACCGCCAGCGGCTGGCTGGGGCCCCAGTCACAGGCCGAGGCCACGATCAGGCGCTCGGAGCCGTACATCTCGATCATGTCGATGGCCCGCGCCGGCGACGCCTTGGTCTTGGGATACAGCGTGATACCGGTCCAGAAGCCGTGGCCCAGGATCAGCTCGGCGGTGTGTTCCTCGGCGTGGTCGATCATGACGCGGCCCGGTTCGATGCGGGCGTCGGCGGCCAGGGCCTCGACCATCACGCGGGTGCCCTTGTACTTGTCTTCCAGGTGCGGCGTGTGGATGTGAATCAGCTGGTGGTGCTCCAGCGCGAGTTCCACATGATCCAGAAAGGTGGCCATCTCGTTGCGGGTCACGCGGTTCAGGCCGATCTCGCCGATGCCCAGCACGGTGGGGCGCTGCAGGAATTCGGGAATGATCTTCAGGACCTGCCGGGTCAGCTCGCGGTCCTCGCCCTCCTTGGGGTTCAGGCACAGCCACGCGTAGTGCGCGATGCCGTACTCTCGTGCGCGGGCCGGCTCGAAGGTGGTGAGGTGATCGAAGTAGTCGGCGAAGGCCTCCGGCCCCAGTCGGTCGCGCCCGGACCAGAATGCGGGCTCGGTCACGGCCAGGCAGCCGCTCAGGGCCATGGCGTGGTAGTCGTCAGTGGTGCGCGACACCATGTGGGCGTGCATGTCGATGTAGTTCATTGTTCGGCCTCGCTGTCCAGGGAATGGGGACCCTCGCTCCGCTGCGGCGCGCCGTGGGCGCTCTGCGAATCGCGCAGGTCCAGCAGGGTCAGGTCCTGATCGCTCAGGCGCATCTGGGCGCGCATCACGCGGCCCGGCTGCGGCGAGACCAGTTCGTGCAGTGCGCCGCGCAGGGCACCCAGGCGAAAATCCTCAACCGCGTCGCCCGCGCCCTTGGCGCGTTCCAGCCGGTCCAGAAAGGCGGCGATGGCCAGCAGATGGGCGCGGTGCTCCATGAACGACAGGTCCAGCAGTTGAGCCTGGGTCAGCAGGCAGGTTTCGGTGTGGGCGTTCACAGGACTCCTTGGGAATGCAGGTGCAGCACCGACGGGCTGGAAGCCTGGGCCTGCAGGTCTTCCAGCACGGTGATGGCGCGGCGCAGGAGGTCATGGTCCATCTCGTGGACCTCGACAGGCTGGCCGATGCCGGTCAGCAGCGGAATAGTCAGGCGGCCGCCCAGGTGCTCGCGGAACTCGTTCAGGCCGCTCAGGACCGACCTGGGGTCCGAGGCGTCCTGCGTGCCGGTGCCCAGCTCAGGCACGTAGACGGCCAGCCCCAGCGTCCTGAGCACGTTCAGAATGCGCCGCCACGCGGCCTCGGGCAGCAGGCCATTCAGCGCCGCGTAGGTGCAGTCCAGGGCAATTCCAACCGCAACGGCCTCGCCGTGGCGCAGCCGGTAACCGCTGAGACTCTCGAGCTTGTGGGCCGCCCAGTGCCCAAAATCCAGCGGGCGCGAGGAACCCCGCTCAAAGGGGTCACCGCTGCCCGAGATGTGCTGCAGATGCAGTTCTGCGCAGCGATACACCGCGTGGTCCATGGCTTCCCGGTCCCGCGCGGCCAGCGCCGCCGCATTTGCCTCCAGCCAATCGAAAAAGGCCGTGTCCTTCAGTAGCGCGACTTTCAGGGCCTCGCTCAGGCCGCCCAGCCAGTCGCGGTCTTCCAGCGTGGTCAGGAAGGCCCGGTCATTCAGAACCGCGTGCGGCGGGGCAAAAGTGCCCAGCCAGTTCTTCTTGCCAAAGGCGTTGACGCTGTTTTTCACGCCCACCGCCGAGTCGTTCTGCGACAGCACCGTGGTGGGCACCCGCACCAGCCGCACGCCCCGGTGCGCGGTCGCGGCAGCGTATCCGACCATGTCCAGCACCGCGCCGCCGCCCACCGCGATCACGTAGGCGTGCCGGTCGATACCGTGCGCGTTAATCGCCTCGTGGATGCGTCCGACCACGTCCGGGTCACTCTTGCAGCGTTCGCCGCCGGGCACACCCAGCGGCGGCGCCACCAGACGCAGCCCCGGCTGGGCGGCGAAGTAGGTCTGGATCTGGGCCGCCAGCTCAGGAAAGGCCGCCAGCACCCCGTCGTCCACCACGCACAGCACCCTGGGGGCGTGATCCCCGCTGGGGCCAGGCCCGGCCAGCGTGTCGCGCAGCAGCGCCTGCTGCGGCTCAAAGAGGTGCTCAGTGAAATGCACCGGGTAGGTGAACGTCACCGGCACCACCTGCATGATCGTCTGGTTCATGTTTTCCTGCCTGCCCAGGCGTGCTGATCGGCGCTGGGCGTACGTATGTCGATCATTCACTTATGCTGGTCTGGACGGCATAAACGGAACGCTAACCTGAGCTTCTGATGAGGGGTTTGGGGGAGGCCAGGACGGGGAGTGTTGTGGGAAAACGCCGAACG comes from the Deinococcus aerolatus genome and includes:
- a CDS encoding TatD family hydrolase yields the protein MNYIDMHAHMVSRTTDDYHAMALSGCLAVTEPAFWSGRDRLGPEAFADYFDHLTTFEPARAREYGIAHYAWLCLNPKEGEDRELTRQVLKIIPEFLQRPTVLGIGEIGLNRVTRNEMATFLDHVELALEHHQLIHIHTPHLEDKYKGTRVMVEALAADARIEPGRVMIDHAEEHTAELILGHGFWTGITLYPKTKASPARAIDMIEMYGSERLIVASACDWGPSQPLAVPEFIFEARRRGHDEATIRKIVLDNPQRFLGQSPKFVPPQRDAALARR
- a CDS encoding 3-dehydroquinate synthase; the encoded protein is MNQTIMQVVPVTFTYPVHFTEHLFEPQQALLRDTLAGPGPSGDHAPRVLCVVDDGVLAAFPELAAQIQTYFAAQPGLRLVAPPLGVPGGERCKSDPDVVGRIHEAINAHGIDRHAYVIAVGGGAVLDMVGYAAATAHRGVRLVRVPTTVLSQNDSAVGVKNSVNAFGKKNWLGTFAPPHAVLNDRAFLTTLEDRDWLGGLSEALKVALLKDTAFFDWLEANAAALAARDREAMDHAVYRCAELHLQHISGSGDPFERGSSRPLDFGHWAAHKLESLSGYRLRHGEAVAVGIALDCTYAALNGLLPEAAWRRILNVLRTLGLAVYVPELGTGTQDASDPRSVLSGLNEFREHLGGRLTIPLLTGIGQPVEVHEMDHDLLRRAITVLEDLQAQASSPSVLHLHSQGVL